A single region of the Neisseria zoodegmatis genome encodes:
- a CDS encoding ABC transporter ATP-binding protein, producing MISVEHVYKKYQTRQGWRMVLEDIDFKLEKGEKIGILGRNGAGKSTLIRLISGVEPPTEGEIKRTMSISWPLAFSGAFQGSLTGMDNLRFICRIYNVDIDYVKAFTEEFSELGQYLYEPVKRYSSGMKARLAFALSLAVEFDCYLIDEVIAVGDSRFSEKCRYELFEKRKDRSIILVSHSPSAMKQYCDNAMVLEAGRLHQFDNMDEAYQYYNSRI from the coding sequence ATGATTTCCGTTGAGCATGTGTATAAGAAATATCAAACCCGTCAAGGTTGGCGTATGGTGCTTGAAGATATCGATTTCAAACTGGAAAAAGGTGAAAAAATCGGTATTTTAGGTAGAAACGGAGCAGGTAAATCTACGTTGATACGCCTGATCAGTGGTGTGGAACCGCCTACTGAAGGTGAGATTAAACGCACGATGAGCATCTCTTGGCCGTTGGCGTTTAGTGGGGCGTTTCAAGGTAGTCTCACCGGTATGGATAATTTGCGTTTCATCTGTCGGATTTATAACGTCGATATCGATTATGTGAAGGCATTTACGGAAGAATTTTCCGAGCTGGGGCAATATCTGTATGAACCGGTAAAACGTTATTCTTCAGGTATGAAGGCGCGACTGGCTTTTGCATTATCGCTTGCGGTGGAGTTTGACTGTTATCTGATTGATGAAGTGATTGCGGTAGGCGATTCGCGTTTTTCTGAGAAATGCCGCTATGAGTTGTTTGAAAAGCGTAAAGACCGTTCGATAATTTTGGTGTCGCACAGCCCGAGTGCGATGAAACAATATTGCGATAATGCCATGGTGTTGGAGGCCGGAAGACTGCATCAGTTTGATAATATGGATGAAGCATACCAATATTACAATAGCCGCATTTAA
- a CDS encoding capsule biosynthesis protein, producing the protein MSEKNTDTESVQEKAELKQESKNNPQHDINRKHKKKQIGIAKPGPLAWAAIIIPTVCSLIYFSGWAADQYTSESSFVVRSPHNQASTGGLGALLQSAGFTRSQDDTYTVREYMGSRTALGELSKTIPIRAYYEEKGDVFSRFNGFGFRDSAEAFYQYYKEKINIAFDPVSGISTLAVESFDAKESQQINAALLSRGEELINKLNARARKDTIEQAQQNVAVAEERVKNAAEEMAVYRTKNGIFDLKAQSEAQMNLVSKLQDELIVIQTQLDQVKAVTPENPQIPGLKAREKSLQREIKQQMQMISGGSSNSITAQAAAYQRLFLENELAEKQLAAAIAALENAKAEAERKQLYLEVVSKPSRPDMALKPQRLYNIVATFFIGLMLYGILSLLIASVREHKN; encoded by the coding sequence ATGTCTGAAAAAAATACAGATACAGAAAGTGTTCAGGAAAAAGCTGAATTAAAACAGGAAAGTAAAAATAATCCTCAGCATGATATAAATAGGAAACACAAGAAAAAGCAAATTGGAATAGCTAAGCCCGGACCATTGGCTTGGGCTGCGATTATTATTCCCACAGTATGCTCATTGATTTATTTTTCAGGATGGGCTGCAGATCAATATACGTCTGAATCTAGTTTTGTGGTGCGTTCCCCTCATAATCAAGCTTCGACCGGTGGTTTGGGTGCTTTATTACAGAGTGCAGGATTTACCCGCTCGCAAGACGATACTTATACTGTTCGTGAGTATATGGGTTCGCGCACAGCTTTAGGAGAATTGAGCAAAACCATTCCTATTCGCGCCTATTATGAAGAGAAAGGTGATGTATTCAGCCGCTTCAATGGTTTTGGTTTCCGAGATTCAGCTGAGGCTTTCTATCAATATTACAAAGAAAAAATCAACATTGCTTTTGATCCTGTATCCGGCATTTCTACATTGGCGGTGGAGTCGTTTGACGCCAAAGAGTCACAGCAAATCAATGCAGCTTTGCTCAGCAGGGGAGAGGAGTTAATTAATAAGCTGAATGCCCGTGCACGTAAAGATACTATTGAGCAAGCTCAGCAAAACGTTGCTGTGGCGGAGGAGCGTGTTAAAAACGCGGCTGAAGAAATGGCTGTGTATCGCACTAAAAACGGTATTTTTGACTTAAAAGCCCAATCTGAAGCACAGATGAATTTGGTGTCGAAACTGCAGGATGAGTTAATCGTTATTCAAACGCAATTAGACCAAGTAAAAGCGGTTACTCCGGAAAATCCCCAGATTCCCGGTTTGAAAGCACGTGAAAAAAGCCTGCAAAGAGAAATCAAACAGCAAATGCAGATGATTTCAGGTGGCTCAAGTAATTCTATCACTGCACAAGCTGCGGCATATCAGCGTTTATTTTTGGAAAATGAGTTGGCGGAGAAGCAATTGGCTGCAGCAATTGCTGCTTTGGAAAATGCTAAAGCCGAGGCGGAGCGCAAGCAGCTCTATCTTGAAGTTGTGTCTAAGCCAAGTCGTCCGGATATGGCATTAAAACCTCAACGCTTATACAACATTGTTGCAACATTTTTTATTGGTTTAATGTTGTATGGTATTTTAAGTTTGTTGATTGCTAGTGTAAGAGAGCATAAAAACTGA
- a CDS encoding ABC transporter permease yields the protein MKALHETTFRESLAIQKRVVVALLMREIITRYGRNNIGFLWLFVEPLLFTFIIVMFWKFVRADQFSSLNIVAFMLTGYPMAMMWRNASNRAVGAISANASLLYHRNVRVLDTILARVLLEIAGATIAQVVIMAVFIAIKWVEMPADIFYMLIAWLLMAMFAFGLGLIICSIAFKFDVFGKLWSTLSFVMLPLSGAFFFVSTLPHRAQEYILWIPMVHGTEMFRQGYFGNTVTTLENPWYLLLCNLVMLFIGLAMVAKFSKGVEPQ from the coding sequence ATGAAAGCGTTGCACGAAACTACTTTTCGGGAGTCTTTAGCGATTCAAAAACGGGTGGTTGTTGCGCTTTTGATGCGCGAAATCATTACCCGTTACGGGCGCAATAACATTGGTTTTTTGTGGCTGTTTGTAGAACCGTTGTTATTTACCTTTATCATTGTGATGTTTTGGAAGTTTGTAAGGGCTGATCAATTTTCGTCTCTAAATATAGTTGCTTTCATGTTGACTGGCTACCCGATGGCTATGATGTGGCGTAATGCTTCCAACCGTGCGGTGGGCGCGATTTCGGCGAATGCCAGCTTGCTTTATCATAGAAATGTAAGGGTGCTTGATACGATTTTGGCCCGTGTATTATTGGAAATTGCCGGAGCTACCATCGCGCAAGTTGTGATTATGGCTGTTTTCATTGCAATAAAATGGGTAGAGATGCCGGCCGATATTTTTTATATGCTGATTGCTTGGTTGCTGATGGCTATGTTTGCATTTGGTTTAGGCTTAATTATTTGCTCGATTGCGTTCAAGTTTGATGTATTTGGCAAGCTGTGGAGTACTTTAAGTTTCGTCATGTTGCCTTTGTCAGGGGCTTTCTTTTTTGTCTCTACATTGCCGCATCGAGCGCAAGAATACATATTGTGGATTCCTATGGTGCACGGCACGGAGATGTTCAGACAGGGATATTTTGGCAATACGGTTACCACATTGGAAAACCCATGGTATTTATTATTATGCAACTTGGTCATGTTATTTATCGGATTGGCAATGGTGGCTAAGTTTAGCAAGGGGGTAGAACCGCAATGA
- a CDS encoding chorismate mutase gives MIIVMQKQAAPEAVERVIEFIRSRGLQEHVSRGEERTIIGAVGDERVFHPNELERLNGVERAIRVLNEWKIISRETSPNNTVITVRGVSIGSGKMLNITAIGERSDSADMIFADPFYLPSRPYSDHSFHNEQEQIRTMQAEVAKYHAAGKPVIVRIRDVRQLAPALEAEADVLYLGGELMSNRALQDEVGRLNTPVVLCKDKHHRADEWLVAAEHIALRGNHHLILGEAGTLSFEPEHPYRLDVDAIVRVHRVTHLPVIANITRLWHGDMPQDILYKLVEAAGADGIVNSL, from the coding sequence ATGATTATTGTTATGCAGAAACAGGCAGCGCCGGAAGCAGTTGAGCGCGTGATCGAATTTATCCGCAGCAGAGGTTTGCAAGAACACGTTTCGCGCGGAGAAGAGCGCACCATTATCGGCGCAGTCGGCGACGAGCGCGTGTTCCACCCCAATGAATTGGAACGTCTAAACGGCGTTGAGCGCGCCATCAGAGTGTTGAACGAATGGAAAATCATCAGCCGCGAAACCAGCCCCAACAATACCGTTATTACCGTGCGCGGCGTATCAATCGGCAGCGGCAAAATGCTCAACATCACAGCAATTGGCGAACGCTCCGATTCAGCCGACATGATATTTGCCGACCCCTTCTACTTACCATCGCGCCCTTATAGCGATCATTCATTCCACAACGAACAAGAGCAGATCCGCACCATGCAGGCCGAGGTGGCCAAATACCACGCCGCCGGCAAACCCGTAATTGTACGCATCCGCGACGTCCGCCAGCTCGCCCCCGCTTTAGAAGCCGAAGCCGACGTGCTTTATCTTGGCGGCGAACTCATGAGCAACCGCGCCCTTCAAGACGAAGTAGGCCGTCTGAATACGCCCGTCGTTTTATGTAAAGACAAACACCACCGTGCCGATGAATGGTTGGTTGCCGCCGAGCACATCGCCCTTCGCGGCAACCACCATCTCATTCTCGGCGAAGCCGGCACACTCAGTTTCGAGCCGGAGCACCCGTACCGTTTAGACGTCGACGCCATCGTGCGCGTGCACCGCGTAACCCATCTGCCCGTTATCGCCAACATCACCCGCCTCTGGCATGGCGATATGCCGCAAGACATTCTGTACAAACTCGTCGAAGCGGCAGGTGCCGACGGCATCGTAAACAGCTTGTAA
- a CDS encoding NAD(P)H-dependent flavin oxidoreductase — MQHSFDPLFIRGKSLIPIVQGGMGVGVSASKLSSAVARENGVGTIASVDLRHLHEDLLAESKINPTEEKYCKLNHIALDREIRKAKADAEGKGIIAVNVMKAVKDHQALVRQACESGADAIVMGAGLPLDLPEMTEGYHKDVALLPILSESRGINIVLKRWMKKGILPDAIVIEHPAHAAGHLGAMTVDGLNDEKFEFKRVIEETCEVFKKLGLESEKIPLILAGGMANFDKICTALKSWGASAVQIGTAFAVTQEGDAHLNFKKTLAGAPVEQVVEFMSVAGLPARGVRTKFLESYIKREAKLQANAKADPRRCTQGLNCLSVCGLRDGLEKVGQFCIDIQLAAAWRGEVDKGLFFRGKDPLPFGNAIKSVRETIQYLLQGSLPEKA, encoded by the coding sequence ATGCAACACAGCTTCGACCCCTTGTTTATCCGTGGCAAATCTTTGATTCCGATTGTGCAGGGAGGCATGGGCGTAGGTGTCTCCGCATCCAAATTATCCAGTGCAGTCGCCCGCGAAAACGGCGTCGGTACCATCGCCAGCGTGGACTTGCGCCATCTGCATGAAGACTTGTTAGCCGAATCCAAAATCAACCCCACCGAAGAAAAATACTGCAAACTCAACCACATCGCGCTCGACAGGGAAATCCGCAAAGCAAAAGCAGATGCCGAGGGCAAAGGTATTATTGCGGTTAACGTGATGAAAGCCGTTAAAGACCATCAAGCATTGGTGCGTCAGGCTTGCGAATCGGGTGCGGATGCGATTGTCATGGGAGCCGGCTTGCCGCTTGACCTTCCCGAAATGACTGAGGGATACCATAAAGACGTGGCATTGCTGCCTATTCTTTCCGAATCACGCGGCATCAATATCGTCCTTAAACGCTGGATGAAAAAAGGCATTCTTCCCGATGCGATTGTGATCGAACACCCTGCTCACGCTGCCGGGCATTTAGGTGCAATGACCGTAGACGGCCTAAATGACGAAAAATTCGAGTTTAAGCGCGTTATCGAAGAAACCTGCGAAGTTTTTAAAAAACTCGGGCTGGAAAGTGAAAAAATTCCTTTGATATTGGCTGGCGGTATGGCGAACTTTGACAAAATCTGTACCGCACTAAAATCGTGGGGCGCTTCCGCCGTACAAATCGGTACTGCATTCGCCGTTACCCAAGAAGGCGACGCACATTTGAATTTCAAGAAAACGCTGGCCGGCGCGCCTGTTGAGCAAGTCGTTGAATTTATGTCAGTAGCCGGCTTACCCGCCCGCGGTGTACGTACTAAATTTCTAGAAAGCTACATCAAACGCGAAGCAAAACTGCAAGCCAATGCCAAAGCAGACCCACGCCGCTGCACTCAAGGTCTTAATTGTCTCTCCGTGTGCGGCCTGCGCGACGGCTTGGAAAAAGTAGGCCAATTCTGCATCGACATCCAACTGGCCGCAGCATGGCGCGGGGAAGTGGATAAAGGGCTGTTTTTCCGCGGTAAAGACCCCCTACCCTTCGGCAATGCCATTAAGAGTGTACGGGAAACCATTCAATATCTTTTGCAAGGTTCTCTCCCTGAGAAAGCATAA
- a CDS encoding AsmA family protein, with the protein MVSLFRSGKFWLRFAFYGLIAFVSALLIAQSLLHYLFSSQRIQAFADEAVRGSGRTVRFSGDINRSWLPRPTVTLHNVMISKPNSTASALHAKEMRIGLAWSNLWSDMPTIEKWVIKEADAEATRQPDGAWNIGDLWKTSGRPVQINRVIIENSRLNIGTPEAHYHTESLNLNLSGESEAVREFALSGTTRLNNQSTFKWNSTGRLNMNNGQEWLLPALHVDATVPFKKETASISADADVTWQPQNDTLQARNLRLRADSSFHKLHLTAQSPALLWKKKHISLSDIRAVFTAGSSEESSWDGSLSLSRVSLRPSVATISEFEFNGSHKNLGRQTTFNIAGPLTWQKDTLLESEKFVLSTHQDSLKAAPRSRLISQMEGRFALSGNKDWTLSLKGLFDRQNAEVSAQYTAAHKDNPAKLNTTVGIQKLSLHPYWSDFQAKSGNLFPAFLTQSAQTQVHADINIGSLNMPGLQMDDLHTSLYADNQRITLTNFRAGLYGGQTEGGISIANTNPPSYHLQQNARGVQIRPLMQDLLGYHRIGGIGDAVIDLTAKGNDRAGLTKTLNGSLQLNVTQGAWLGLDISNVLQSLGNNTAINSKQRDVQTPFRSFSLTSEIRDGIGTHENAELKSDIFDITSSGQTDLNAQTMSENMLIRNIKNIHAKPIPIKITGPAANPSVTLDYNKLTSGLETPQEKQRALAETLKEQWQWLNAPPKAASTP; encoded by the coding sequence ATGGTTAGTCTGTTCCGTTCCGGCAAATTCTGGCTGCGTTTCGCCTTCTACGGCCTGATTGCTTTCGTTTCTGCTTTACTGATCGCTCAATCTCTGCTGCATTATTTGTTCAGCAGTCAGCGCATTCAGGCTTTTGCAGACGAGGCCGTGCGCGGAAGCGGTCGCACGGTGCGTTTCAGCGGCGATATCAACCGCTCATGGCTGCCCCGCCCTACCGTCACGTTGCACAATGTGATGATTAGCAAGCCAAACAGCACGGCTTCGGCTCTGCATGCGAAAGAAATGCGCATCGGTTTGGCATGGAGCAATCTGTGGAGCGATATGCCGACTATTGAAAAATGGGTAATTAAAGAAGCCGATGCTGAAGCAACCCGCCAGCCCGACGGTGCGTGGAATATTGGGGATTTATGGAAAACATCCGGCCGTCCGGTGCAAATCAACAGAGTTATCATTGAAAACAGCCGTCTGAATATAGGTACGCCCGAAGCGCATTACCATACGGAAAGTCTTAACCTAAACCTCAGCGGCGAATCGGAAGCGGTGCGTGAATTTGCTTTGAGCGGAACAACACGTCTCAACAACCAATCTACTTTCAAATGGAACAGCACAGGCCGTCTGAATATGAATAACGGACAAGAGTGGCTGCTCCCTGCCCTGCATGTGGATGCCACGGTGCCGTTCAAAAAAGAAACCGCTTCGATTTCCGCCGATGCCGACGTAACTTGGCAACCGCAAAACGACACTTTACAAGCGCGCAATTTACGCCTTCGCGCCGACAGTTCTTTCCACAAATTACATCTCACCGCACAAAGCCCTGCTCTGTTGTGGAAAAAGAAACACATCAGCCTGAGCGACATCCGCGCGGTGTTTACTGCCGGCTCTTCAGAAGAAAGCAGCTGGGACGGTTCTTTGTCGCTCTCCCGCGTCAGCCTGCGCCCGAGCGTTGCCACCATCAGCGAGTTTGAATTCAACGGCAGCCACAAAAACCTCGGCAGACAAACTACATTCAATATCGCCGGACCGCTGACCTGGCAAAAAGATACGCTGCTCGAGTCTGAAAAATTCGTTCTAAGCACACATCAAGACAGCTTAAAAGCTGCGCCACGCTCACGGCTGATCAGCCAAATGGAAGGCCGTTTTGCATTATCCGGCAACAAAGATTGGACGCTGTCGTTAAAAGGTTTGTTTGACCGACAAAATGCCGAAGTTTCCGCCCAATATACCGCAGCGCACAAAGATAATCCCGCCAAACTCAACACCACAGTGGGCATACAGAAGCTGTCCCTGCATCCCTATTGGAGCGATTTCCAAGCCAAAAGTGGCAATCTTTTTCCAGCCTTTCTGACCCAATCTGCCCAAACCCAAGTTCATGCCGACATCAACATCGGCAGCCTAAACATGCCCGGCCTGCAGATGGACGATTTACACACCAGCCTCTATGCCGACAACCAACGCATTACGCTCACCAACTTCCGCGCCGGCTTATACGGAGGCCAAACCGAAGGCGGCATCAGTATCGCCAACACCAATCCGCCTTCGTATCACTTGCAACAAAATGCCCGCGGCGTACAAATCCGCCCGCTCATGCAAGACTTGCTTGGTTACCACCGTATCGGCGGTATTGGCGACGCCGTAATCGACCTAACGGCCAAAGGCAACGACAGAGCCGGCCTGACCAAAACGCTCAACGGTTCTTTGCAGCTCAACGTTACCCAAGGCGCATGGCTGGGCTTGGATATTTCTAATGTACTGCAAAGTTTGGGCAACAATACGGCCATCAACAGCAAACAGCGCGATGTGCAAACCCCTTTCCGCTCTTTTTCGCTCACCAGCGAAATACGTGACGGCATCGGCACTCACGAAAATGCCGAGTTGAAATCGGATATTTTCGACATCACCAGCAGCGGTCAAACAGACCTCAATGCCCAAACCATGTCTGAAAACATGTTGATCCGCAATATAAAAAACATCCATGCCAAGCCCATCCCCATCAAAATCACCGGCCCGGCAGCCAACCCCTCCGTTACTCTTGACTACAACAAACTGACTTCGGGTTTGGAAACACCGCAGGAAAAACAACGGGCGCTGGCAGAAACATTGAAGGAACAATGGCAATGGTTGAATGCACCGCCTAAAGCAGCATCAACTCCTTGA